The genome window CGCCGAAGACGGAGCGGTAGTGCTCCAGCGCCTCAGCCGCGTTTCCGGGGAACAGCAGGTAGGGGATCAGTCCGCTCATGCCGCGAGTGTACGGCGAACGGACGGCATTGTCAGTCAGGTCGATGCCGTCAATCGGGGACGCTGCTGCGATAGCGTCGGGGCTTTCCCTCGCCGAGGTCGATGAGGCGTGTGACGCTGTGCAGCTCCACCGGCATCCCGAGCAGCGCGTGAAGAGCCGTGCGGATGCCCGTCTCGTCGCCGCCCGCGATCGCCGCGCGCACCCGCCCGTCGTCGCCCTGCTCGATCGACCACCCCAGCGCACCTCGGGCCTGCAGCTGCTGCGTCAGCTCGACGCACGGCACGAGCGTGCCGTCGGCCGCGCGGAAGCGCGTGTTCTCGCGGCCTTCGAGGTCGGCGATGCCGAACGCGCCGTCGTCGAGGCCGACGAGCCGGCCGAAGTCGCCGGTGCGATAACGCACCAGCGGCAGCAGCGGGTTCTCCCCCGCGGTCACCACGATCTCTCCCATGACGCCCGGGGGCACGGCGACGTCTCGATGCGGTTCGAGAACTTCGACACGCACCCGCCGATCGAGGATCCGGAACGACCCGTCGTCGGTGCGCGCGGCGATCGGGCGCGTCTCGTGGAGCCCGTAGACGTCGATCACCGGACATCCGAACGCCGTCTCGAGGCGCGCCCGCAGCGGTGCGGACAGCGCCATGGCACCCGAGATGATCACGGCCGGGTGCAGCACGGCGTCGAGTCCGGCATCCAGAAGCTCGGCGAGGCTCGTCGGATGCCCGCTCAGGATCTGCGGATCCGCCTCCGCGAGGAATCGGGCGCGCGCGTCGCCGTCGCTCCAGGCGGACGGATGCAGATTCAGCCGGGCCATGGCGCGGTGCGAGAAGCTCGAGATCACCGACACGTAGGTGAATGCCTGCCTCTGGAAGACGAGATTCGCCACCGCCATCCGTTCGTCGTCGTCGGTGACCGTGGCCCCGGCGGATGCGGCGAGCGCGACCAGCAGGTGGAAGCCGCGCGCGACCTCCTCGACGTCGTCGGGGATGAGCAGCGCCGCTCCGGTCGAGCCCGAGCTCGTGCCGTGCAGCATGCGGGAGAGATCCGCATCGAGCGGCACGAACGCAGCGAGGTCGTCGACGAGGTCGGCCCGTGCGATCGTCGGGTAGTCCTGGAGCGCGGCATCCTCCGGCATCCCCCGATAGCGCAGCGTGCGCCGCGCGGCATCGAGGTGCTCGCGGAGCCAGCCGTCGGTGGGAAGCGGATGCCGCACCCGCTCGACCTGCTCGGCCGTGAGGCGGTCACCGGTCGCGTGGGTCCAGCGCGGGGCGTCGGGATGCGCACGCCAGTGCTCGAGCCTCGATGATCCCTCAGCGTCGATGGTCGGCCAGCGCTCCGCGTCGGCGAGCACCGCAGCCTCTCCCGGCGCGTACTCCGCGAGGGTCAGCGCACCGCGGAGGTCGGGGTCACTCACTGGAGTACCGCGCCGCCGCCTCCTTGCGGCGGGCCTCGTCGAGCTTGCGGGCGATGTCGGCGCGGTGTCTGTGGCCCTCATATGCCTCGGCGAGCGCCCGGTCACGCGCCAGCGAGTCGCACGCGGCGAGAAGGGAGGCAGCTGTCGCCGCATCCTCCCCCGCGGGGAGGAAGCCGCACCAGAGCAGGAACGTGCGGGCGGCCTCGGTACGCCGCTCATCATCGGAGGTCCACTCCGCGGGAGCGGCGACCGGGGCGACACGCAGCGCGAGCGCATCGACGGCGAGGGCTGCCTGTCCGGTCGAGAGGGCCGGGTCGAGCGGTTCGAGGAGACCCTCGCTGGCGACGAGCCACAGTCCGATCGCGGCCCCCTGACGCACCCGAGGATCATCGTCGAACCCGGCGGACACGATCTGACCGCCGAGGACGTCTCCTGCGAGGGCACGCAGCGAGATCCGCTCGTCGAGGAACTCCTGGGGCACGCGGGAGAGACGTGCGGCCACCGAATCGAGCGAGGGCCCGGTTCTCGCACGCGCCCAGGCCTCGGCCTCTCCGCCCGAGCGCTCGCTCCACACGGCGAGCAGTGCCTCGGTGTCAGCCATGCAGAGCCTCCGCCAGGGCCGCGCACGCCGCCGGAGCGTCGGCCATCGTCTGCAGGTAGACCACGTCGTAGCCGTCGCGCTCGGCGAGCTGGGCGACCTGGTGTCTGCGATCCATGAGCACGAGCGTACCGGTGGTGAGCACGTCTCGGACGGTGCGGGCGACGCCCTCGTAGGGCTCGTTGCCGACACCGAACATCGACACCAGTCCGTCGTCGGAGAGCACCACGACGTGACGCTGATCGTCGTCGCCCGCCGGAGGAAGCCCCGCGTATCTCGCGGCGTACAGGTCGAGCGGGAATGACGTCGATCTGCCGAAGAACAGCGAGATCGCGGCGATGATCTCAGCGGGGTCGCGTCCGAACCGGCGCATCCCCGCGACCTCTCCCGTGCCCGAGAAGCTCGTGACCCTGACTCTTCCTCCGCCGCGGAGGATCGACAGCGCGAGGATCGTGCCGGCGAGCACAGCGGGCGAGCCGTTGCGCGGATGCGTCATCGATCCGGAGGAGTCGATGTAGAGGTCGAGCTCGAGACTCGTCTCGCGGACGATCGGCTCGTCGTCGAGCTCCGAACGCCGACGGGTCGTGACCCCGGGAATCACGGTCCCCGATCTCAGAGTCAGCGGCCAGTCGAGGTCGGCGAGCGCGTCTCCCACCTCCCACAGCTCCACGGGACCGGGGATGCCGCCGGTCGGCGTCGAAGGAGCGGGGCGTGTGTACGGGCGCACCCATGCGGCCGCCTCGTTGCGATACCAGGCGGCGAGCACGGCATCCTCCCCGCTCTCCCGGTACAGCGCGAGCGTGCGCGCGATGGTCAGACGCTGTCCGTCTTTCTTGACTCCGTCGTTGGTCGAATCCTCGAGATCCTCTTCTCCGTCGGGATCCCGCACCATGCCGGGGTGCCGTGGCAGATCGTCACGCAGACGCTGATCGGCGAGGATTCGGCCGAGCTCTTCGGCTGTGGCCGGGGCGTCGTCGACTCCGCATCCGACGAGTGACTCGCCGGCGCCCGGCTCCGCCGCTCCCGCCTGCTCGGCGAG of Microbacterium sp. LWH13-1.2 contains these proteins:
- a CDS encoding AMP-binding protein, producing MSDPDLRGALTLAEYAPGEAAVLADAERWPTIDAEGSSRLEHWRAHPDAPRWTHATGDRLTAEQVERVRHPLPTDGWLREHLDAARRTLRYRGMPEDAALQDYPTIARADLVDDLAAFVPLDADLSRMLHGTSSGSTGAALLIPDDVEEVARGFHLLVALAASAGATVTDDDERMAVANLVFQRQAFTYVSVISSFSHRAMARLNLHPSAWSDGDARARFLAEADPQILSGHPTSLAELLDAGLDAVLHPAVIISGAMALSAPLRARLETAFGCPVIDVYGLHETRPIAARTDDGSFRILDRRVRVEVLEPHRDVAVPPGVMGEIVVTAGENPLLPLVRYRTGDFGRLVGLDDGAFGIADLEGRENTRFRAADGTLVPCVELTQQLQARGALGWSIEQGDDGRVRAAIAGGDETGIRTALHALLGMPVELHSVTRLIDLGEGKPRRYRSSVPD
- a CDS encoding phosphohydrolase; amino-acid sequence: MADTEALLAVWSERSGGEAEAWARARTGPSLDSVAARLSRVPQEFLDERISLRALAGDVLGGQIVSAGFDDDPRVRQGAAIGLWLVASEGLLEPLDPALSTGQAALAVDALALRVAPVAAPAEWTSDDERRTEAARTFLLWCGFLPAGEDAATAASLLAACDSLARDRALAEAYEGHRHRADIARKLDEARRKEAAARYSSE
- a CDS encoding VWA domain-containing protein; the encoded protein is MTALPDRVPLTDDARSAWERALALWRVRLDDPAVRPGAAAAHGAPAWFSFPPSVTVDPRYLADRGLADELWSMFAHEIGHHVLAPSTRVDSLKIDHQMARAITAATVHVNAREGARRLSNLWSDLLVNTRVAQLQRAEQTGTPIATRDLGIVRLGLALYPAPEDSGDRLWWVYCRAYELLWQLPAGTLCPLEAPPRPERARVQATFVPLSQIPERHREKERLLRAAQAERERVAAELAGATATNPAVDAALVADAVRSFATDPVSGAALFGVIAAPYLAEQAGAAEPGAGESLVGCGVDDAPATAEELGRILADQRLRDDLPRHPGMVRDPDGEEDLEDSTNDGVKKDGQRLTIARTLALYRESGEDAVLAAWYRNEAAAWVRPYTRPAPSTPTGGIPGPVELWEVGDALADLDWPLTLRSGTVIPGVTTRRRSELDDEPIVRETSLELDLYIDSSGSMTHPRNGSPAVLAGTILALSILRGGGRVRVTSFSGTGEVAGMRRFGRDPAEIIAAISLFFGRSTSFPLDLYAARYAGLPPAGDDDQRHVVVLSDDGLVSMFGVGNEPYEGVARTVRDVLTTGTLVLMDRRHQVAQLAERDGYDVVYLQTMADAPAACAALAEALHG